Part of the Lycium ferocissimum isolate CSIRO_LF1 chromosome 6, AGI_CSIRO_Lferr_CH_V1, whole genome shotgun sequence genome, ACAATACCACCATTAGCCGACACCATCTTCATTGACACCTACAAGACCACCTCTAGTATTGCCACCACACCAAATTTcttcatataatattttaaaaaatattttattgataacaTATTAGATTCATTTTGTATTGTATTAAATTtcatactaattttttttaaaataaagacaTATTTTACACATTCGATATTGTAAAGCAAACCGTCTTAACTCTTAATAATGTAGTATTCGACCTTAACACAATATCTTAGTATTCATATGTGTATTTAGATTGGTACATATATATTCTTAATGCATATCTTAAATATTAAGATATGCGTTTAGATTTTGACGTCTtaattttcatataaacaaatgaggccttagttattttgagaaaacaatattatgaaaaaaattgtataagTTTAGTCATTCTTGATTTGTTTGGAGATAATTTGGTTTGACATTCccaaacaaaattttattttcactcttttataataaattcatcttttattaaaacAATCTCAATTTTGtcttcacaaatatataatatatcttttgttaagttaaaattttattcaACTCGGTGATTCGATCTAAAATAGGCTAATTTGAGTTATCAATTTGTTTAAAGTAAATTGTTTTGCAAGTTTTCTACAAAATTTGATGGTTATTatctaaatttaatatttttatttacttattatctCAAAGATTATAAATAGTTTAATAccccctccgtttcaatttatatgaacttatttttttattagtccATGCTAAAAAGAATGATCTCGTTGtataattagaaacaatttacctttatgcaatgatttatagccacataaaatatatgtgactcatttaacatcacaagtttaaaagctttctctattttttaaaatttcatataaaatcAAATGGTTCACATAAATAAACGGAGAGAGAGTATATACATTCCATTACCCATCCctatttgtgttaaaaaaaaaattaaaaaactaaaGCTAGAATAAAAGAAACTTAGGCGCTAGAACTCGAAAAAGTTGGGGGAAAAAAACAACAGCGAGAACTTAGGCGCCATTTATTTTAgctaaaagaaaaatagagcACTTTTAACCTAATCATTCCATTTCCCCAAACAAACATTCGGAGGCAAAATTCATTCACAGGACTACAGAGAATGAGGACTACGTAGAATCATTTGTGCTGCTCTCTTCTCAACGGCGCCACTTCAATCACAAAAAATTCTCAATGGCGCCACTTCAATCACGAACAGAGGAAAGCTAAGAGACATGAATTAGTTTGAGAATACAGGCGTAAGATACCCaatttgtggaattggaagCAACACTGAACACAaagcaaaaaaattgactttgcAATTTCAAAGTGGAGACAAAGTTACGGTTTTTTCTATATTCttgaagaggtaaggtttattATTTGAAGTCATTAATTACCGCAATTATTTTGAAGGAATTTGAAGTATTCTCACTTAAAATTTGTCATCTTTCTAGATTTTAATAGGAAATATCTTGATTTCATATGTTgcttaaatttcttttttatgtgcaaagatataattttcaaacattttaggcttatgctaaatgaattctgatttggggtttttttgTGAGAGTATTTTCAGatttgctgtttttttttttttttttttttttttttttttttggcttagcTTTAAATTGCCATAGGGTTTAGTTTTCTTTCTAGAAGGTCCAAATAGAGGGAAAAGGATAGCTAGGATTCATATTATTTATCGGACTAGTTTTGATTGAAGCATTTGTTGTTTGTGTAATCGTATTTAGAAGCTTTTCTATGAGATCTTCCCCCAAGCCCCTTGTTTTTaatttggaagaataagatcaatttcctctttgaaattctaaagaacaacttatttttaaacaaaatgaaaagcctaaaacactatttattttgaaatggaaTGATCATCTATTTTGAAAACGATGTCAACTCTTCATCATGTAATCTTTTAAATATTAAGTATGCATGAAATTGTATATCGAATTTGGTTTATTTACTACATCACTAAAGTCAGTGTGTACTAGATGTAGAATTACTCTCTGCATCTTAAACTATTCATATGGAtttgttatttgtatatatagatGGACAATGAACATCGCGGATGGATGTATGATAGGGTGTTACCTAATCGACGGGGTTGAGGGATGAATTTAAGCAAGGCGTTGAGGGGTTTATTAATCGTGCAaatttattttgtcaaaagGATGGGACAATTAGGTGTCCTTGTGCAGATTGCAATTGTATAAAGTGGTTAAAACACCGAGGATGTTAGGGCCGATCTTTGTAGTAAGGGTTTTATGGACGACATTATGTTTggactagtcatggagaaattGAGGGTAGTGCATAATATTTGCAATCATAGTTTTGTTGTTCAAATAGTGAAGATGACAAAGAGGTTAATCTTAACCTATgttattatttatgtattttgccAACTCTTGATTGAGATTGCTAAATTACGTTATCTTCGGTAGCTTAACATGTAATATGCAAAAGCATTTTCCATTTGATTAACGAGGGAAGATTTTTTAGTATCCATCTtccttttttcaaatattattttctaattatTGAGATTAGTTTTAAAATTGTTGTTTTGCCCTTCTAGGCCTCCAATTTTTCCTTCGCGACGCTAAAGGGTGAATGAACACTAATTGTCTTTCATGTTTAAGCCCCGAGTTTTCCAAACTACTTTTActtaaaaataactaaaaactTAACTTTGACTGAGAATATTACctttttacttaaacacaactcaaaAGTACCGCCCTTCGGTCTAATTTTGTTTCTTAAACATTTAatgtttgtttatttgtttgCATGTTCAACTATAAAATGTGTTTcatttgaattatatatatatatatttttttaactttttaagggaaacttttagtaatgccttagctaaaagtgtgtcccataaaaCACTTAATGCCTGATATCATCGACAAAGCTTAGTCTTTTGTCAAATACACTAAAATATTCAAGTAATGTAAAATATGGTAGAGCTTTCTATTAGTTGTGTTTTTTGGAAGTATAGTTTAGTTTAGAAAGATAGTCGTAAGCATTTTATGTCTCATTTGTTAGTAGCAGCAGTTTTTGTTTTCCACTTTGGTTTATTCTATGGACACAAAATGGAGATCACTGGATTCAGGGTTATAAAATCAGAACTTCCTTAGAAGTCTGATATATTAGCAGTTAGACACAAGGCAATTTGAGTATTTTTACTGATATctgtctacttttttttttttttttttgcttagtAAAGTAGGTGGAATTTCAACTATTGATAGCACTTTTTACATAGACAAAATGATATTAAGCTGAAATCATAGCTCTAGGAGCTTTGAATCCAAGCAGAAGACAAGTAATGAAGTAAACCGTGACCTTATGCTTGAGCCTTCGAAATAATAAAGCTCTTTCTCCTTTCCAATGGAAAACTGctataaatattttcttcatgaaaGTCTCGCTCTTCACTTCTTGGCCTTATCACATTTGTTTTCTCCATCTTCCACCGAATCTCCCAAAGAAGTGGATAGCTCCTCAAGAACACTCTTCTATTATTGTAATCTTCGTTAAACTTCTTGATCCCGCTCCATTTTCCTTTTACTATCCGTCTCCGCTATAATATTACACGGTagttttttgttgttgctaGACCCGTAACAGGGGAAAAGTAGAGGTTAATCTTACCTATCacattattatttatgtatTGGCCAAGGAGAGTTGTAAAACGTTATCTTCGGTAGCTTAACATGTAATATGCAAAAGCATTTTCCATTTGATTAACGAGGAAGATTTTTAGTATCCATCTTCCTTTTTCAAATATGAGATTGTCCTgcctccaatttttctcaaCCGAATGAACACTAATTGTCCCggcttttacttaaacacaactaaaaaaaGTCGCattttttacttaaacacaactaaaagtccccTCCTCGGTTCCGAGCAGAACATAacttttacttatatatatatattttttaaaagtaatgccttagctaaaaagtgtgtcccataaaaCACTTAATTACTTACACTTAACACAAAATATTCTAAAAGTCCTATTAGTTGTGTTTTTGGAAGTATAGTTTAGTTTAGAAAGATAGTCCCTTTTATGTCTCATTTGTTAGTACTTTTTGTTTTCCACTTAACACAAAATGGAGATCTATTCGGGGGTTATAAAATCTAAAGAAGTCCACAAGGCAATTTGAGTATTTTTACCTGGTAAAGTTTTTCAGtcaacataacaaaataaaaaatcatagCTCTAGGAGCTTTGAATCCGGAGGGAAGTGGCTTTATGCTTGAGCCTTCGACTTTTCTCCTTTCCAAtggaagcatatatatatatttttttaactttttaagggaaacttttagtaatgccttagctaaaagtgtgtcccataaaacataactaaaagtatgccccataaggcgtaagttttccttaaggtataaactaaagtttgccttataaggcaaaatttaataggcaaactttttttattGTGACCCGGTTGaacataactttgtgaaggatatatatatatatatttttttaactttttaagggaaacttttagtaatgccttagctaaaagtgtgtcccataaaacataactaaaagtatgcccttaaggcccgcatacttatgccaaatttaatagttttatgcccataaggcataagtatgcccagTTATGCCAAGtagcataactttggtaattccttcacaagtgtatgccgttgggggcatagcgaaatttaactctgccttgcgaattttttttaaatttttgactgcgtgtgggttcgaacctggaacctatgggttttagccgaagggcaaaatttaaagatttcaaatatgaggggcaaaatttaaagaccaccccaaacgaagggcaattctgcgaattgcccgttTAATTCAAAAGCATGGCCCAAGagtataaaaacataatataaattgtaatgttttcataaaaaaattaaaatacatacacatatatatacaaatttaatttttaacataatatataaagtcggtttggttcggtttttttttcggttttttaagacttgaaaccaaaaccaaaccaaatatagtcggttttaaatttaaaaaccaaaccaaatcaaaccaaataaatgtcggttttttttccggttcggtttggttatcggtttggttcggtttttcggtttttcgtGTTCAAATTTAAGTCCCCAAATATGAAGCCTATCTGTTGTGTATATTTTTCCCTGTATTGCAATGTAAAGTATAAAGATCCATTTTGGCATACTGTTTATTTATATACTAAAGTTTACTTTTTATGTAGAATCGGTATATTCAAGCGATGGAGGAGCTCACTAGAGTCGACGACCGATGATCAAGGCAATACAATCATGCCATCGGAGGAACAAACTATCTCCGTTGGTTGGACGTGGTCGGCGGCGTGACGAAGGGAAGAGCATACGGCCTTTGCTCCGAGAAGAACTTTCACCGCCTCCACCGTGGATTGCAAGGTATAGGAAGTTCGCCACCGTGTCAAATGAGCGAACTTGAGGAGATGCGACACGAACTTCGGAACTTGCTAGGAATTATGAGGAGGAACGTAAGAAAAGGTTGGAGGAGGAGCGACGTAGGATAAATCTTGAGTCGATGTCAAAGAACTCAAGAATCGTGTGTAACCTCATCAAGTTGCCTCGCTCTCCGCCCCCGAGCCCCGATCACGATGATGGTGAGGATGTAGAGGATGAGGAGGATCGGGGGGGGGGGCACGGAGAGGCCGAAATGGAGTATTAGGTGTCCGTTGTTATTTTTGTTCTAACTTATGTtattttggattgtttgaagtctAGTGGGATGGTATATGTTTGGATAACATTGACGTTGGTTGGATTCGTACGTTTTTTGTTGGCTTAATTTTAatgtttgaattattttgatgtgtttttattattgttttgatggtgttgttggatGCGTTTCGATTCTTATTGAATCAGCTATTGAGATGTTTTTATAACGGGTGCTACGAAAAAATAGGCAATGCTTGCCAAAATATTACCGTAAATATTGAGGGACTTACCGATACGCCCTCGGTAACATGTGTAATTGTAAATCTCATTTTCGTGTGACCGAGGGACGTCCCTCATTATTTTTCAACTATCAAAGTGCTTTTCATTTAGCTTACCGATGGACATTCCTCggtaaaatgaaaaatctaattgtgaaatatttatatttatcgAGGGTTGTCCCTCGgtgtatttaaaaatttaatttgattaaaattAATATACCGATTGCCGTCCCTCGCAAATGATatatcaatattatatatattttttaagtatCGAGAGTCGTCCTCggtatatttaattttgctTCAATATGATGGAAGGGAAGTACCGAGGGATGTGTGAGGGTCTCCATCGGTATTTGCCGAGAGTGTCCCTCGGTATTATTTACCAACGGTCAAATTCCCTACGAGCCTAGTACCGATGGTGTCCCTCGGTAAATCCTGTTTATCGATGGACGTCCCTCGGTAAATTCCCTAGGTAAATCaggattttttagtagtgagagTTGAGCTGCCAGAAGGGTTTGAGGAAAGGGTTTGAGGAAAGGGTAAAAGAAGTAGGCTTAGTGGTAAGAGAATGGGCACCACAACCAGAAATCTTGGCTCATTCGTCCACAGGCAGGTTCATGAGTCATTGCGGATGGAATTCTTGCATAGAGAGCATTACTATGGGAGTGCCGATAGCTGCTTGGCCTATGCACTCTGACCAACCAAATAATGGTTTCTTGGTGACTGAAATATTGAAAATAGGCCTGCTTGTTAGAGAGTGGGAGAAACGCGAGGAGCTAATAAGTGCATCCACCATTGAGAATGTCGTGAGCAAATTGATGGCATCAGAAGAAGGTGACAGGATTAGGAAAAGAGCAGAAGAATTGGGAGAAGCCGTAAGGCGGTCCACAGAGAAAGGGGGTGTTTCTCGAATAGAGTTGGATTCTTTTATCGCGTATATCACAACTCACAAGATAGAATTGCTTTTCACCagaattttaaagttttttggttacttttcatattcatttaagTTAACCTGTCACTTATCTACTTCTTGGCTCAGACTAGTTTATACTAACTTATACTTCTTTGATCTTGGAATGTTCAGTATCTGACTTTTTATGGCTATCAGTCAGATGATTGCTTTGTGTTCCTCTCTTAACAGATAACTAATTTGGTTCTAACTATGCAGAATACAGGGTTCATGGGGAGAATGATCTTTGAATACATTTCTCAGTTGTTTGCATATGCTAAATTTGTTGTCTCCATATGTCCTATATTAGACTGTTTTATGACAAAAGGCTTTGTCCATAGATTCCTATGTCCGTCGAAAGGTTTATTATAAAACAGTTGACACTTGTTCTCTAGAACTTCTTAGGAATGAACAtgattaaaaatacaaaaaaatctTACCTATGTGctttgaacttgtgatacttaCAAAATCTCTTTTTACATATATACTTctgataaaaaaatatattcttggGAAAAGTTTTATTATGTTACTAATTGTTCTTGTTAATTACTTTCACAAAGTATTCTTTAGGAATCTCAGATATTGCAGAACTGCACCCTTTCTTTGACTACCCGAGTTTGTCTACAAAATTATaatgaacatacatatataatgaaaTAGAAATTTTGGGCATGAACTTGTCTGAACCAAAAACAGAAATTCCTAACAACTAAAGAACATGATAAGGAAAAAAAGACTGAAGAAACAAGCAAGAACCCGTGCAACGTTATTGTGAAAAAAACGAGTCTATCTTGTGATATGGGCAATGAAAGAATCTAACTCCAGTTGAGAAGCACCCCCTTTCTCTGTGGACTCCCTTACTGCTTTACCCAATTCTTCTGATCTTTTCCTGGTCTCATCGCCTTCTTCTGATGCCATTAACTTCCCCACAACATTCTCAATGGTAGATGCACTTACCAACTCCTCGCGTTTCTCCCACTCCCTCACAATCAGGCCTATTTTCAAGATTTCCGTCACAAAGAAAGCATTAATTGGTTGTTCAGAGTGCATAGACCAAGCAGCCATAGGCACTCCCATAGTGATACTTTCTATGCAAGAATTCCATCCACAATGACTCATAAACCCACCCGTGGACGAATGAGCCAATATTTCTAGTTGTGGCGCCCATTTTCTTACCACTAACCCGACCCCCTTTACTCTTTCTTCAAACCCTTCTGGCAACTCAAATCTTCTAGCTTCCCCAGTAAAGATATCTCCTCTATCGGCATCTCTCAACACCCATACGAACTTCTGTTTGCTTCGCTCTAGTCCCATCGCTAGCTCCTTGATCTCTTCATCAGAAAATGTAGTTGACGAGCCAAAAGATACATAAAGAACAGATCTCAGAGGTTGGTTGTCaagccaatccaaacatttGTTTCTCTTATCTGATACATGATCTAGTTTAGTAGGTAGAATTGGTCCGATTGCCCATTGCTTCTTGTTTTGTGTATTAGCAAATTGTGCCATCAAATCAAGAGAACTACCTTCAAGTACtttatttgaattgtacaaATCACCAGCTCTGATATCCTTATATTGAAGTTGAAAAGTTACTAACTTGTTGATCTCTTCTGGTGCATCAGCTTCAAGTGAAGGTAACTTTTTAAGTAAATCTTCATCAAGTGGAATAGGTATTCCCTTAGGTATGCATATGAAACAACAATGCATAAAGAAAACAGAAACACAGTTAAATATATAGGATTCAGCATTATGCAAGGAACTAACATCCTGAACATTATAGGACATTAAAACATCATGAATGACAACAACTCGTCTTGATTTAGACGAAATGTCTTTAAGGAACAAAGCAACGGGCTCGCGAAGAAGCATGGAAGCATTATAAGATGGCAGGAGTTGGGCTGGGAATTTACTCGAGGCGTTGGGGTCAGGTGCAGGGGAGGCAAAATCAGGTGTTGGGAGATCATGGAAGTGGATTTTGGCTATGTCTGCTGGATTTAAGGCGTTGGCTCGAACCCGAGCTTGAAGATTATGAGTAGCTGAGGCAACATAGTAGACAGGAAGATTATATAATGAGGAGAATATGCAGGCAAGTTGAAGAAGTTGATTGAGATGGCTTTGAGCTGGAAATGGAACCATGACTATAGCTACTTCATTATCTTGTTGTTTGGTCAAGTTCTGAAGATTCTCATTGCTGTTATCCATGGAGAAAAAACTGGTTCTGAGAGTTATATTCTCTTGGGAATTGAACTAAAGTAAACTGATGAAGACTTTGCTGGTTGCCTTACATAAAATTTGTATTGGAAGGGGTTACATATACATGCAAATATAAAGAACTCAAAGTCTGTCAGACTTTTCTTCTTGTCAAGATGCAAAGCTGCACATGTCAGGATACTCAAGATGCAAAGATGCACATGTCAAGATGCAAAGATGCACATGTACTTGTCGTATTTCATTATGTCATATACTATTATTAAAATTTACTCAATTGGATGAGGGGCAAAGGTGTAAATATACCTctcaactttgtgatttagagcagatatcaTAA contains:
- the LOC132060033 gene encoding zeatin O-glucosyltransferase-like, which produces MDNSNENLQNLTKQQDNEVAIVMVPFPAQSHLNQLLQLACIFSSLYNLPVYYVASATHNLQARVRANALNPADIAKIHFHDLPTPDFASPAPDPNASSKFPAQLLPSYNASMLLREPVALFLKDISSKSRRVVVIHDVLMSYNVQDVSSLHNAESYIFNCVSVFFMHCCFICIPKGIPIPLDEDLLKKLPSLEADAPEEINKLVTFQLQYKDIRAGDLYNSNKVLEGSSLDLMAQFANTQNKKQWAIGPILPTKLDHVSDKRNKCLDWLDNQPLRSVLYVSFGSSTTFSDEEIKELAMGLERSKQKFVWVLRDADRGDIFTGEARRFELPEGFEERVKGVGLVVRKWAPQLEILAHSSTGGFMSHCGWNSCIESITMGVPMAAWSMHSEQPINAFFVTEILKIGLIVREWEKREELVSASTIENVVGKLMASEEGDETRKRSEELGKAVRESTEKGGASQLELDSFIAHITR